One Pseudomonadota bacterium genomic region harbors:
- a CDS encoding PLDc N-terminal domain-containing protein → MPYFGGIFGLIVLVLDIFAIWDCLNKSYAIEKKILWIVLIIILPIIGLILYFLLGRK, encoded by the coding sequence ATGCCTTATTTTGGTGGAATCTTTGGGCTTATCGTTCTGGTGCTGGATATCTTTGCGATCTGGGACTGCTTAAACAAATCTTATGCAATAGAGAAAAAGATTCTGTGGATCGTCTTGATTATCATACTGCCGATAATCGGCTTAATCCTGTATTTCCTTTTAGGCAGAAAATAG
- a CDS encoding YajD family HNH nuclease — MNKLAEQVRRERVKWDQSYRGQALKILPHICSHCGREFSGKQLKELTVHHKDNDHLNNPPDGSNWELLCIYCHDNEHTRMLQSHGYVAPQPGASGQSRSTYKPFENLKALLGDESKEED; from the coding sequence ATGAACAAGCTCGCCGAGCAGGTGCGGCGCGAGCGCGTGAAGTGGGACCAGAGCTATCGCGGCCAGGCGCTGAAGATACTGCCCCACATCTGCTCTCACTGCGGCCGCGAGTTCTCCGGCAAGCAACTAAAAGAGCTAACCGTACATCATAAGGACAACGACCATCTCAATAATCCCCCCGATGGCAGCAACTGGGAGCTGCTCTGCATCTACTGCCACGATAACGAGCACACCAGGATGCTGCAAAGCCACGGCTATGTTGCTCCGCAGCCAGGTGCCAGCGGACAGTCGCGCTCCACGTACAAGCCTTTTGAGAACCTCAAAGCGCTGTTGGGCGATGAGTCGAAGGAAGAGGATTGA